A segment of the Lycium ferocissimum isolate CSIRO_LF1 chromosome 5, AGI_CSIRO_Lferr_CH_V1, whole genome shotgun sequence genome:
CGTTGATCTTCTTAATGGAATAATCTCATATGAAGACTCTTCATGAGTTTCTGAAATTGGCGAATTTGGTGACGCCGGGgttaattcttttccttcatcTTCAGTGATTTCAAGAGGGATAGGAATCTCTTGTTGCGCCAGCTTTTTACTCCAATCCCAGCTTGTATTTTCATCAAATATTACATCCCTTATTACTGAGAATTTGCCATTAAGAGGGTTATATAATCTATATGCTTTGGATTGAGTACAATAGCCAAGAAAAATGCATTTTTCAGATTTCTCATAAAGATTTTGACGAGCTTGTGAACTTACCAAAGCATAAGAAACACTTCCAAAAACCCGTAACTGACTTACATTTGGTCTCCTACCATGCCAAGCACAAGGAGTTTTATCCATAACAACCTTTGTTGGTGAAAGATTCAGCAAGTAAATAGATGCTGCCACAGCTTCTGCCCAGAACTTAGTTTAGAGTTCCTTTGCTTGTAACATGCTTCTTGCCATCTCCACAATGGTTTGGTTCTTCCGTTCAACGACACCATTCTGCTACGGAGTATAAGGAGTTGTTAACTCTCTATGGATGCCATTTTTTTCGCAAAACGAATTAAAATTCGTTGGACACAAACTCTCCTCCTCTATCTGTGCGAAGAACTTTGATATTACAACTACTTTGGTTCTCCACCAAAGCCTTAAATTtctgaaacttttcaaaaaaatttgacttGTTCTCCAGAAAGTACACCCAACTCATGCAACTATAATCGTTAGTAAACAATAAGAAATAACGACTCCCACCTAAGGACTTAGTTTGCATAGGACCACATAAGTCAGCATGTATTAATTCTAAACATTTAGAAGCTCTCCATGCTTTTCCAACAGGAAAAGATTTCCTAGTTTGTTTCCCATAAATGCACCCTTCACATAAATCAAGAGAGTTAATTTTCGGTAGTCCAAGAACCATACCTTTATCGCTTAGCAATTTCAGGCCTTTTATGTTGAGATGCCCGCACCTCAAATGCCACAACTTTGAGTCATCCTTTGCACTTGCAGCAAGAGCAAAATTTTCAATATTAGAAACATCCAATGGAAACATCTTGTCTGGCGTCATGCTGATACAAACCTTTTTGCCTGACTTCTTTTTGTATGACACAAGCATCTTCATCAAACCAAAGAGAACATCCACTACACATTAGCTGTCCAATGCTCAACAAATTGTATCCTAAATCAGGCACAAATTGAACGTTTTCAAGCAGTTTTACTCTTCTGTGGCTAGTATCGACACCCACTGTGCCTTTTCCTTCAACCTGAATCTTTTTTGTGTTGCCAAGCTGCATATTTATCTTTTGCTTCTCATCAAGCTCCTAGAAAAAGGATTTGCCGCCTGTCATATGATTAGAACAATCGCTGTCCACAAGCCATAAATCACTTGGCTTATGGTCGGTATCAATGCTAGCCATAAAAAGATaattttctttctcattttctgTACCGCAAAATTCATTTCTTTGGTCTTTATAGCAAAGAATCGGCCTTTATATGCCCGTATCGATGGCAATGATGACATTGAATGCCATTTTTTGTGTTACTTTGCTCATTGGACTGCCTGTGCCCATTATTTCTTCCTCTGCCTCTTCCATAACCACGACCACGACCTCGACCTCCGCGAAATCCTCCTCTTCCTCGGCCTCTACTTGCCAGACCATCATTTTCTCCATATCTAGTGGTTGTGTCTTTCACTTGGAATGTCTTCTCGTCGTTCTTCTCTGAAGATCGATTGATTCTCGCCTCATGAGCTTGAAGAGACCCCATCAGTTCATCAAAGGAAAAACTTGATAAATCCTTAGACTCTTCTATAGCAGAAACTACGTGATCAAATTTTGGAGTCAAGCTTCGCAATACCTTTTCCACAATAGTCTGATCTGTAACCTTCTCGTCGTAGGATCGCATTTGATTGACAATTGCCGTTGCTCTAGACAAAAAATCAGCAATGGATTCTCCACTTTTCATCATCAAGGTTTCAAAGTCACGCCGAAGTGATTGCAATCTCACCACAATGACCTTTGAATCACCTTGAAACTCTTTCTGTAGAATGGACCAAGCTTGTTTTGATGTGGTCGCTGGTGCGATCCATGAAAAGATGCTATCATGAACAGCCTGCTGGATAATCACCAGCGCCTTAGCATCTTTTTTCTTGTTGTCTCGCAGCCTATTTTCTTCATCAGGATCGACAAATCCACGTTCTACCAAGTCCCAAAGATCTTGATAGCTGAGTAGAGTTTTCATACGAATACTCCAGAATTCGTAGCTTTCTCCCTTCAAGACGGGAATGAGTGGTTGTGCCACACCCAATGCGTTGCCGTTACTTGCcatagctctgataccaaaatTGTTGGATAGAGAGCAGAGAAAATagtgaaaaaaataatgaaagaaagaaagaaagcttcagaactgatttcttttatttctaatcGACTTGAATATTGATAACAAAATATGCCTACATAATATATAGGCTAAGAGATAAACAAATATTCCTAAAATCTAGGCCCTGTAACCCACTACGACACTTAATCAGCAACACTAATTAAACTTGAGTGAATATAGGAAACTACTTAACAGAATCCTAAAGACTAGTTCTTCCAAACTACCCATATCCCAATTTATTCTGTCCTACAATTTTGAATCACActtcaacaattattattttcaaataggtaagcatatatacatacaatatttACACAACTATTCGGTAGGATTTGATGCCTTTTTATACACAACTAATGGTAAGACTACCAACTTTTAATTTGGACAAAACTCACAtctgaataaaaatgaaaaatcctATAACGTGTTTAAGCTCTTCACaaagtttaaataaaaaaaaaaaaaaaaaacaaaggttCCGTAAAAGAAACTCACGTGGGATTAGCAGACCAAAATTCCTCAGACTTGCTCCCTACTCCCGGCAAATAAATGACGTATTTTAGGCATAATTAAGGAATCTTATTTTAAGCCTTAAACATAGGAAACATGCTGGTCACAAGATCAAGAAAAGCAGGATCATACGTTAACATAATTCTCAATCAGTCAAATATCCAAGGAAACATTCGATTATTTTGACTTTGACCAAAAATGAAATGGATAATGATCTAACCAACAGATTGCTAAAAATACTGAAAATATATAATCCCGTTGATAGTGAATCATAAGGTATATATGAGAAATCTTCTTAAGTTGATGATGGTCCCTTGATATTTCCGAACGAGTATGTTAATCATAAGTGTATGTGTATAAACACATGTCATGCATCGTTTGACATAAACATTCAGTGAGAATAAGTTTTTACTCATTAATGTCAAATGACTCACCGTAAGTGTCgagtgggccgggccgggccgtAAGTTAGGGGGCCAGGCTGGGGGCCGGGCTGGGAGAGGGAAAAGGGTGTCCCGGCACCCCACCCGGGATAGGCTACACCTCGGGCTAACCGGGTTGGGACGGGTTATAGTTAGTGGGccgggcttttttttttttaagttctaatacaaaaatagacgtttacatttactaataataataaaattaacatttacatctaatgataaaattgctaaattaaaaaaaagtttagtcgtcgtcaaattcaaaaagctagccgttgtaaatttaaaaactagtcgttgctaattttatttgaacccctaaatttatgaataacttcactttggtcatattttcaaactataaatacccctccattcttcttcattttcacacaattctttctttatCTAATTTGTTATTCAACTAGTGTACATTACTTCACCTCCACCTTCTCCTCGAGTTCgaagatcaacttcaagtgcggtgtggatgcattttgagcgagtaaatgaggaacatgttaaatgttAACATTGTAGTGACATATATCTCCACAAGTCCGGAGCAtcgggtattagcctattaggggggggggggggtgggggtacCGGTGTGTTGCGTAGACACTTGTGAAAAGGCATGAAATTGAACTGAATGAtttatcaaaggtatatttgttgagataaGTACTATCACAATCTAATAGATACTATATACTAAAaatgtatcaaaggtatatttgttgagaaaacaagattgtctagctttaaaatacaatttttaaaaaaactaaagTGCTCCGTAAAAAGAGACTCCTAATTTATTGGGatacaatgtttttaaaatacttattattagtaataaatgtagtacttatcttgttttttttttttttaaattatttgaagtGGGCGGACCGGTCGGTGTCTCGTGGCCATCACCCTCGGCACGGTGGCCGGGGCCGGTGGGTCGTCCACCTTGTCCGGCCCAGCCCCCTAATAAATCCCACCTAACCCAGCCCCTTACACCTCTTAGTGGGTCCGGGCCGGGCCGGTGGTGGGCTGGGTTTACCGGGTCGGGTTCGGGctggcccggcccacttgacacccaTTGTCAACCGAGTCCATTATCTACAAGCTGATTATGATGGTAGGATTGTAGATTGTGAATTATTTTACTGTTTGTTTTAGAGTTCGTGGATGCCCACACGTTGATTGCAAGAATAAATTTGATTAGGAGATTTCCTTTTCAACCAGAGGGAATTAATTGTTATAGTATATTAGTGTACAAATTGACAAAATATTTTAGGTAGATTAGGTATTGGGTCGGGTCCTTTTATATTTCgtacataaacatatatatcttCAAATATCATATTTCGTACACAAACATATACATCTTCAAATATCAACATTATTCCAACTTTTATATTAATAACCTTTCTAATCAATTTATTGAGCTGAAGAAATGATCAACAGGgcttatttctctctctcttttttttcttttttttttttggtggcaCTTAATAGTATTTGTAGCtgaaatatttttagaaaaccGAGATAATAGATTATAATTCCACATATCTATTACATGGTCATCCTTACTAGTTGTGTAAATGAGAGGTTTATGATTCAGAATCTCACAAAACTCCCACGAAGTTTCAGTTTGTAACGCGTGCCTCTCTTATGAAAACTTACTCTCGATGCTTAGTGCAGAGAAGTGTCGTAAGtgttaaataatattatatttactTATAAACGTACTTGTAGCGTCATAAATAAAAACGTAAATTATCTTGGAAGATAATAAGTCgtagaaatatatataaattgtttgGTAATGTCAACATTCTACTTATGGCAAGGCCCATGTGATGGGTTGGAGTCTTGGAGATGGCTTATTGGGTCGAAGtcatgatacaatatgatgttTACTTGATGAACTtggttaaaaaataaagttatacCATTACTATAGTTTTTGATATGATGTTATGTAAGCACTAGATCCTGATAAGTGAATGGTATCAGATTCAAGGTCATAAATCGATTCCGAAAAACAACATGCATGCCGCATTTGGCAAGTGTTTAGGGGTGCGGGGAGCCGGGAGGTGACCcgaattgaagatttgaagtcATGGCCGAACATTCACCTTTTTGATGGATTTGGTTTATAAATAAAGGTACTTGCTATTAACTACATTTTCTGACAAGATAAGTGCTCTTAATCTTACCATGAATAAATTTAAGCATAATGAAAGAAAtgcaaatttatttaaaataaaatgaaagtgAAACAACTAATAAAACCAAAACACTTTAGCCGCCCTCATCCACCCCAAtttgtcttttatttttttgtgagaCTCTTGAATTTGTCATGTATGTATATGCCTCATAAAGCTTATCCAACAGGAAATGTGTGCATCTTTAAAATCCAATATGTCTTTATGGTAATAAGCTTGTAAATATCTGACTAAGTGTGTCACTTCCGCTAAACTACATATACTCAACACTTGAACAATATCTTTTTAAGTCAGAAATCcatgtgattttaatatttagccAGCAAGTACACGATTGATTAATAGTGCCAataacaaaaatacaaaataggACAGTCAAACTTCGAGTGCGTTATATTGGCTTGACAACAAAGCATCTTTCTGTGTAGAGTCTGTTTGAAGGTCCCTAGAGAGATTTGATTCCATTCATGCATGTTTTATTATCATAATTATTACTAAATCAATTATTagaaaataataacaattaaTAACTTAACCTATAGGatttttttggcttaattgCTCTAATGAACATGTTTCAAGTTTGTCATCTTTGGCTCTAGCTCTTCGAAGATCTTTTTATCTTTAACTTATTTATCAGATAACATCTCTAGCTAGAGAAGACAATTTTTCTatgtttttcctttgttttttttttcttgactaTAGACTTAAGTTCTTGTAGGAGTTAAGTATTATATGGAGTCGTTTgtctatgattttttttttttttaaatagcgtTTGGTTATAATATTTTGAAATGAAATTCGAAGATGAGTTTCAATTTTGAAAAAGTTCTTTGACAAGatttttcaagtgaaaaatcttTTCCACACAAAAGTTCAATTTTATTTCAAGTtaacaacttcaattttcacacttttttagataactttaaatattgtttttttcgaatatatataacatttttgtatgtccaaacgcctactctATTTGTATTAAAGTAAAAATGTACGATATGTGCATTATTTATAGTTTATAAACTACTTTCCAACCATATTTGCTAAGGATATCTGACAGGCACAACCCAACTAAGAGGAGGTCCGTCCGAAATGATTAGGACTTAAACAAATAGAGAAGACAATTCACTTCTATTTTTCTAAGGTATGGACTTCAAATAAGTACATACAAAATACACCTTTTTTTCTAAATGTACAATTCATCACTATTTGTCACTAGATCCAAGTTAGCATACTTAATTTCTAGTACCAAACACTATTTATTTGGTTCCATTTCATTTCCGTTACTTTTGATAGCTAGGTTGAAAGGTTTTAGTCTAGTTGgagaaaacaaatgaaatttattTGAGCATAGCGCTTTAATTAAATTTCCATGATGCAATGTATTTCAAGACATTAAAAGCTCATGATATGCATCTAAAATAGTTTTCAAACATCTAAATCTAATATTCGAATAGTATTTAATTGGAGTCCCACAGCtttattccctccgtcccaaaatattTGTAATGTTTTGCTTTTCAAGagtcaaattatataaaatttaaccaaaattttaagatgtattttatTCACCATATTGATATTAGAAGAACTACAACTCAGTACATTTCATGTAATTTtcgaatatctaaattttaattttaaaatattaaattaatctaatccaatttaactccaaaattagtcaaattgactctcgagaagTGATatgtgacaaatattttgagacggagggagtacctaAATTTGACTACTTTGACTATCCTAATTGGAATGTCGCATAAAACTCAATGAAAGAGTTTACTATGAGCCAACCAACAAGATTAAGAAGTAATTGTAAGAAGGCCAGATGATTTAGAATGAGCTCACGATGAATttatttgtacatatatattataactttatgTTTACACTTAATAAAGTTCTTAATTTCAATCATTCAGATCTCAGTTAGCAAGTTTCTTTTTAGGCTTGAATCTTAATTTTTCTGATCtctatcattttttttccattaatcATTAATGTGCAAAAAGTTACAGTTGAGTATGAGTTTGGCATCCCAAAGTATACATGATCATTGAGAAGAGACTGTCAAATCTCTAACCTAACCCAAAAAAGCTCATTGGTATACCCTCCTAAGGGTGGTCATATACAAGATTTCTATCTTTAATCTCTTTGATCCTAAATGATGGTGGATTCCACCTGTCCATATTGATTAAACCTCTGACTGAAGTAGATATCTCAGAGAAGGAGTTGAAGATTTGGATTACATCACTTGCATGACTTATTGCAGCAAGTTTATCTGCTGGTTTATTAGCCTCTCTATAGCAATGAGTGATGATgaattcattttcttcaactGGTTTCTGAATACTCTCTATGTAGTTTGCAATATTCCATGGAGGTTTCCACTCTCTATTAATGCACTTAGTAAGCAGCAGAGAGTCTGTTTCTCCCCAGACTATGGTATTGCCATTTCTTGAGCACCAAACTAGTCCAAAGAGCATTGCTGCTTCCTTTTCCATGTTGCTAGTTCCTTTTCCCAGTGGTATGGCATAGGCAAAGATGACTCTCCTAGTGGGATCTCTAACAGTACCTCCCCCACCATATTCTCTATTTAGGCAGCTCCCATCACTATTTAGCTTGACACTTTCTAGTTGAGGTTTGATCCATTTGACTTGAATGGTTACTTTCTGCTGAATACTGGCTTCACAAGCTTGACATATAGTACTCCATGTATTTCCAAAACTGGCACTTGCAAATTTGTTCTTTAGGGCTTGTAAGATAAAAAAGAGGACATTCGAGATTAATCTATAGGTTGAGTATCCTACCTCTTCAAATTTTTTGCAGCATCTTGATCTCCAAATTTCCCAACAAATGATAGCTGGGATAATCTTGATGATAAGAACACAGAAAGGATTTTTTGTTCTATGATTCCAATAGTTGAGCAATCTAAGTTTTAggttagtgttgttgttattgattccGAGAGGACCTGCAAAATAAGACCATAGTCTTTTAGCCAAATCACCATGACAAAAAATATGGTCAACTGATTCTAGCTCACTAGTCACTTTGTTAGaattacaacaataataattagGCTCCAAAGGAATTCCAAGTCTAGCCACACTCTTATCAATGGAAAGCCTGTTGTGAATAGCTCTCCATGTGAGAAATGACATCTTGAAGGGGATTTTTGAATGCCATATCCTGTTGTCCAGATGATTTGATGGCCTTTCCTGCCTTAGCTCTCTACAAGCTGATCCTATAGAAAATTTCCCTGTATGTGACAAAGACCATATTGGTTAATCATTCTTCTCATTGTTGATAACAATTTTTTGATCCGTGATGGAGTTCTTTAATTCTTCAGCAATGTTGATATTCAGATTTTCCCAGTTCCATATACCATGCTGAAGAACTTCCTTGACCTGGATATCAATCACTTCTACATTGTTATCCACCATTTTGTATAGGGGGCCAATATTGCACCAATTATGATACCAAAAAGAGATTTTTCCTCTTTCTATGCTCCAATGAATGTTTTGGTCAACTTCATCTCTAATTTGACCTAGAGTTTTCCATGATTGAGCTTGTCCTCTTTGCCACTGGCTGGTTATAGGATGAGTGTCACTAAAGTATTTGGCTTTCATGAACTCAGCCCATAATGACTtagaagttcttaaggcctacCATTGTTTAGCCTCAAAAG
Coding sequences within it:
- the LOC132057945 gene encoding uncharacterized protein LOC132057945; amino-acid sequence: MVDNNVEVIDIQVKEVLQHGKFSIGSACRELRQERPSNHLDNRIWHSKIPFKMSFLTWRAIHNRLSIDKSVARLGIPLEPNYYCCNSNKVTSELESVDHIFCHGDLAKRLWSYFAGPLGINNNNTNLKLRLLNYWNHRTKNPFCVLIIKIIPAIICWEIWRSRCCKKFEEVGYSTYRLISNVLFFILQALKNKFASASFGNTWSTICQACEASIQQKVTIQVKWIKPQLESVKLNSDGSCLNREYGGGGTVRDPTRRVIFAYAIPLGKGTSNMEKEAAMLFGLVWCSRNGNTIVWGETDSLLLTKCINREWKPPWNIANYIESIQKPVEENEFIITHCYREANKPADKLAAISHASDVIQIFNSFSEISTSVRGLINMDRWNPPSFRIKEIKDRNLVYDHP